Genomic window (Cololabis saira isolate AMF1-May2022 chromosome 10, fColSai1.1, whole genome shotgun sequence):
CCATGCACTGTTTTAAAAAgaattgtgctaaataaataaatgaaatgaaatgtgtgTATAAATGATTCACGAATGTTTTATTGCTGATTGACTATAAGACGCACACGGAACTGAGGGGGGttggaaatgtaaaaaaaagggggggatctGTCTTAAGCCAGGTATGTAACTCTGTTTTGTGTTTAATAAAAAGagattagaaaaataaataaaatgtgaatcAACATAAATAGAATACTAAAAGTTGGAAAGTAAAAGTGACATATAAAGGAACCAGGGAAACTGTTATCTCCACAGGTGATGGTTCTGCTTTTATTAGGGCAGAGATAAAGAGACGGAGGGACACTGATTAAAAAGTGAGGTTATCTGCTGCTGTAAGCGAACAAAGAGCTCCATCTGCTCCGATAAGGGAAGAACGCCGATAACGGAGCTCTGAAATTCAATATTGTGGAACAAAAGAGCAGCGGAGACGAGCTGCCGAGCCTTTGTGTGTCTGTAATTATGGAAACCTCCGAGAAGAGAAACGCTGTCTCAGCAAGGAGCGTCCTGGAGACGCTGCTGAGACGCTGACGCAACTAAACACCAGAAAAAAGCTTCTGAtgcttacggaagagtattagggccaggcaggagaacaattaaaataatactttacaggaggaagattttttttcattatgcacttcgagaaaaagtacaatttcgagaaaaaagtcgaaatgttgagaaaaaagtcgaaatgtcaagattaatgttgaagcacaattttgactttattccttTATTCCTGAAATtgtcaaggcaagtttatttgtgtagcacaattcaacacaaggcaagtgcgttacatcaacattaaaagcggcaagacacaattaaacagtaattgacaaataaaatgataagaaaagtacGGAAgcatattgcattcacttgagaaaaaaaaatctgctctgtttttctgaattaacaagataagtatctcagaattctgagaaaagttttaattaaaaaaaatccgctctgtttttctgaattaactagATAATTATCCCAGAATTCTGAGAGAAGttttgttgaagtacaattccgagaaaaaagtcgaaagtcgaaaacattaatctcgacatttcgacttttttctcgaagtgcacaataaaaaaagatcttcccctctcagatattgttctcctgcatggccctgatactacTGTAGATGTAATTAACTGTGCTGTTAGTTATTCAACAGAAATCAAAAGTGACCCTAACGGGTGTCCAGACCTCTGTCCAGGGAGATGTTTGTCTGAGAAAAGgggaaaagggaaaaataaataaataaaaatgattgttacttattttccttttcttttctgaatGAATATGTGTATATATCCTCAAAGAGGattgtgatggtgatgacaaaggatatttattattatatttaacattacttaattaattaattacccccttcttttcctttattagttattaattaattagtattatttatgtatttatttatttatttatttatttatttgtatgatCTGATCCTAGACTTTAGTTAGACTGCTTTATGACACTATTTAGATAGAAAAGACACAGCATGACTGCTAATGAACATTGCATGGTTGCCattaaatgaaatatttttaaCTTTGAAATTGTATGTTTTATAATTGTATGTAATTAGTTTTTTATTGATTGCTGTAAAATTCTGCTCTTTGTTCAGTGGAGCCGCGGCTTTCACTGCTAGCTGAATTGAATCAAATCaattcaatcaaatcaaatcctaCTCACACATAACCCACcctatatttaattatttagttttttacttcttctcttcctctcttttttctttcatatatatatatatatatatatatatatatatatatatatatatatatatatatatatatatatatatatccttcctgaataaaaataaaaaggggaGATGTTCTGGCCCTCAGGTGTGTAACACAATACCAATAGTGGAAGACATCAGCTACAATCGTAGAGAAGAAACGTGCTCTAGGACactttatgttttttatgtttttacagaTAAAAATAGCAAATGTTCACACTCCCAGGAGAGCAGATGAAATCTGCCTCCACTGGTTCCTCGTTTCCTCTGGATCATGTGATGTGAGAAAAGGGCGGGACTTTCTGAGCAttgttccttcttttctccaccgcCTCAACTAATCAAAGAGTAGAAAACCTCGTTGCAATTTTAATTGGATTCAAATTAAAGTCTCATTGTTGGAGACCTTTGTTAAATAGCTCATTAACAAGGTGACATTTTCAGGGAAAATACGAGGCAGATTAATGTCTCATAAACCTCAACAAACAAAATTGGTTCCTTAAATCAAAATCTAATAAACCGGAGTGTTTTATTATCTGGTGTGTTGGTTCTTCACAGAGACGAACCAAACCCTGAGTTTTACTGGACAGTGGGGGGGCAGGGggtccaggaccagaccaggaccaggaccaggctagctggacctgaaccaggagCCTTCGTCCCTCTGGACCGCAACGCTAAAAACAGCGGACATTTAATCAAATCTAAACGCTCATTAGAAGagtccaacctgatctcacaaaaatctgtgaaatgcccacgacctctcaccactattttccgtggtaccaacatggaaaatggtataattccgtgtgagcaccacggatattgtactatgcaaagtcaatgggatccgttgtcctgatatatacacggattaggACATtactattatttatatattattctttattctttcttattcttattctttcgTTATAGtagctaaattatgagtttttgtcacgcaaggtactgtttgttactgccagtttgtaaaagcatgtttttaacgctgttttagcagtgttttattgaggttttaatgggagcaccacagatataatactatgcaaagtcaatgggatccgtcacccgatttgactgctgtcataccattgaatgaaggacaaaacgataacaatcatctcatagatatgggccagtagggccctactctacctactagtaggcgcaggaggctgttatcgcccctttctatggctaaccccatgttattaatgcttgctatggagctcacaccaaacaacatataaaaaatttagatttctatgacttctgcaacagtgtttcctccaaaacgtcctggctggttaggagggtgtagaaacgtataggtctgagagcctcctgactaatggaacagggcctattttgtgtctttttttccaTAGTTCCctaacgcctttagctaggagtctgaattttttatatgttgtttgggggcatcccctgaacagacagacgttagtttggtgcagatcggacctgtacttttcgatgggcggggctttgaaacttcaccttttccaacattcaaaCGGACGCCGGTGCCACaaaatttgaccaaaccaagtaaaacttgacctgtggcaaCGTTGAATTAATGTACTCAGGTTTTAACTAACGTTGAACAAACGTACTCACCTCTGGACTAACGTACTCTCCTTTAAACAAACGTACTCACGTTTGAACTAACGTTGAACTAATGTACTCACGTTTGAACTAACGTTGAACTAACGTTGAACTAATGTACTCAAGTCTGATCTAACGTTGAACTAAAGTTGAACTAACGTCTGAACTAACGTACTCACGTCTGAACTAACGTACTCACGTTTAAACTAATGTAGAACTAAAGTTGAACTAACATTGAACTAACGTTGAGCTAATGTTGGGCTAACGTTTGACTTAACGTGTGATTGTTAAATCTGAGctgcgtctctctctctctggtctggccTCTCTTCTCAATTCAGGGTAAACTTGATGAAATCAAAGACTCAACTACGACACACAAGTGAACAGATTCTTTTAATAAATAACATCATCATGAAAGCCATAAAGACCAGAAGATACTTTATCTTTTTTCATCATTCCAGGACAGTTTGAACCGAAGAAGTCGTCACAAGCACATTTACAAAACCAGGCGATGGAGTGGAACTATCACGGGTGACAGGAAGTTTACTCAAACGAAGACGAGTCCAGACAGGAAGTTGGCAGGACGGCAGGACCTGTGAGGCCTCCTAGTCCATGAACCCTCCGTACCTCTTCTGCAGCTCGCTGCCGTTCTCCCAAGACCTCTTCAGGGCGCCTCCGTTCCTGCCGTCCACCAGCCACTCCGGCCTCCCCACGCGCCTCATGAACCCGCCGTAGCGCTTCCTGAGGCCCCGCCCCAGCACCGCCTCCAGGAGCTGGCCCGGAGCCGCCTCCCCGTCGGTGCGACGCATGAAGCCCCCGTACCgcttcaccaccccccccgCCGGGCCTCCCCCCTCGCTCGCCGCACCCAGGATCTTCAGGACCTCCTGGCGGATGTTTTCCTCCTGGTCCCGGTCTCCCGGGTCGCCGGGGTTCCCCTCCAGAGAGGAGGAGCGGCGGGACATGAAGCCGCCGTAGCGTTTCGGGAAGCCACTGTATTTCTTGGCCAGCAGGTGCTCGGGTGTCGTCGGCGGGTCGTCGCCGAGCATCGCCGCTCCCAGTTCCTGCTCCGGACGGCCATCGGCGTCCACAGGCGTCCGGTTCTCCTCCTCAAACAGGAAGTCCTGGCAGCGGCGGAGTCCCTGTCCGTCCAGCTCGCCGTCACACTCCAGGGAGCAGGCCTGCAAGGAAAACAGACAAGtttctgtcagggtttgacactccCCCCCccagtttttttacttttagtttctgtcttgccccgcctgtgtcccatctgccctgattgtgtctgcacctgtgtctcgtcatgtctcgttatcccttcagtatatcttgtcttgtcattccttggttcccggtcggtccgtactggttcttccctccatgtgctcctggtCTTTATCCCttttagttttgtgttttttgatcctgctctgcagcgccttgtttttgcctttgtggattaaatcctttttgtttttgagaactcctgcctctggcctccctctctctcctgcacttgggtccttaaaaTACCAAACCttaacagaacggaccgaccatatGGACCCATAGGGAGAGCGCCTCTCCCTTATGGAGTTTTTGCGCCaggaggagtattgggaccccttttggggaacacgcctggctctgagtgggcccaggagcctgcaggctcaggggaggctacgacgacggcgtcagcgccagccccagccccagcctgttccggtgggggccctggacgcacctcttcctgttcccgaggtggtcctggacgcatcccagcctgttccccccttctggggaacacgcctggctcgaggcgggcccgggggttctcagccccaggggaagcgacggcgtcagcgccagccccagcctgttcctgctccagcggtggtcctggacgcatcgccccctgttccggctccagcagtggtcctggacgcctcagctcctgctcgagttcctcctccggtgatggttccggacccccctcagccagctccgaggacccgtgccccccctcagcccgccctggatgtggactgtggggacatctgggatctgtcccttgagggggggccagcgccccggacccgggtacccccggagccggcgcctcggacccgggtacccccgcagccagcaccacggacccgggtccccactcgggcagctccggggatcctctgcccccgcatgctgtctgctcctgttccggctccccgcatgctgtctgctcctgttctggctccccgcatgctgtctgctcctgttccggctccccgcatgctgtctgctcctgttctggctccccgcatgctgtctgctcctgttccggctccccgcatgctgtctgctcctgttctggctccccgcatgctgtctgctcctgttccggctccccgcatgctgtctgctcctgttctggctccccgcatgctgtctgctcctgttccggctccccgcatgctgtctgctcctgttccggctccccgcatgctgtctgctcctgttccggctccccgcatgctgtctgctcctgttccggctccccgcatgctgtctgctcctgttccggctccccgcatgctgtctgctcctgttccggctccccgcatgctgtctgcccaagtccccgagccctgtcaagtccccgagccacgccaagtccccgagccacgccaagtccccgagccacgccaagtccccgagccacgccAAGTCCCCCtgtcaagacccaggcctaggcctcggggacgcccccccgagctgtctcgctggtctgctcggtcccgaggtcggcccccggaactttggccgtgtgtggcttgggccctcctccaggccacctccgcccaccctgggttaggactctggggacacctgggatctgtcccttgaggggggggtactgtcagggtttgacactccCCCCCCAGTTttttgactttcagtttctgtcttgccccgcctgtgtcccatctgccctgattgtgtctgcacctgtgtctcgtcatgtctcgttatcccttcagtatatcttgtcttgtcattccttggttcccggtcggtccgtactggttcttccctccatgtgctcctggtCTTTATCCCttttagttttgtgttttttgatcctgctctgcagcgccttgtttttgccttttgtggattaaatcctttttgtttttgagaactcctgcctctggcctccctctctctcctgcacttgggtccttaaaaTACCAAACCTTAACAGTTTCATGGTCAGTGGAGTCAGCTGTGAACagccctggggcctcatttataaaatagtgcgcaggattcatactaaaagtgcacgtaaagccgaaaatggcaggcgcaaaaaatccggatttataaaaccgcgtgcacgcacacttgcacgcaatgtttgctttataaatcacagtccagctggaaggttgcgccggtgaatttgcctcatatcccgccctctacacgcccactttttaccatatatgggcaatgcaaagtagtatttgcatatgaatgagcctgctgagcatgtgcagcggctcctgcagtctgtttgtgcgtcaggatgaatgagacgtgtcgagccaccgtgccactgaatttcacggagactgagaacgtgatgttgttgatgaggtggaggacaggaaaacaacattatttggtggtcacagtaaaagtagaaaaagtatataaatagtataaaataaagcgagtgagtggcagcacggcgttgctgcgctaaacgccgtgagtgccccggcgcaacaggggggacatgtccccgcgtcttttcaaaatcatgtttgtcccccccactttttacagtttaaaaactaacggtaggctcagcctgtaattgcaaatcatcaagacactgtgcgaaggcgatgcgagaacggcccggcagccccgctccccctctcctctcccctccgtgctgctcaaggctgatttatggttccgcgtcacaccaacgcagagtgtACGGCGTAGGTGCTCGTCGCCGCATAACAAcaacaaggaaatcagtttgtaaacaagacctctgacctgcatgacgtcatctctgtgcgcgcatcccggaCAGGTACAGCTAGACTTAAAACGGTAACTTAGACTagaaaacggtaaggacgtccatcatattcaaagtcgtcgtccacaacctcagaatttgacaaatattcagacatgtttcaaataactaacagtaaactaacagtagcgaactccagctgtacacagagctgtgtctgggatgcgcgcacagagatgacgtcatgagttcagaggtcttgtttacaaactgatttccttgttgTTAGTGAGTTATTATGtgtttaactgaataaaaacctgGGGACTAAGATGTAGCAAGAGTGggcaaaagaaatgaacgagtttcgcggcaataatgtgttatttagaagctgcatcgtctgtgtcccgctgtgccccgttcactaccgttatatggaaaagcggctcgcacaaaactcctaatatcttcagaaggactccaaatgacaccaaacttgcctgggtgattatacgaccataaaaaatgccagaaataaggtccaggttgtaaaaaacgaaactttccctttaaggtttttctcccactatgggagtttttacctgccattgtttatgtaataattgctcgggggtttatgttcatgttctggatctctggaaagcgtctggagacaacttttgttgtattagacgctatacaaataaaattgaattgaatttaatgtgCAGGAACAGCTGTTCTCTTACACCAGTACTGATGTCTTTCTCTCTTGGCATCGTGTTAACACTCGCCTGAACACAAAGAACCGAACAAACGCTCTCAACAGCTGTGCTCCGACATCACCTCCTTCTCACGGCCCCGTGTGGACCCATAATCCTCGGAGGCAGGAGTCCGATCACATTAAGCGTCTCTGGATCCTGCTGGTTCTCCGAGCTGATGAACGTAGATGCTCCAGAACCGCTGCAGAGCTTCTGGGAACAGAATTAATGAAGCGAGGACCTGCTGGCCCCAGCAGCACTGGTGCCAATGACGGGGTAAagtaatggtgcttttccaccagcacctactcgtctctactccactcggtttggttctttcccaccaggggtctaacgtgccaagtagatacttttctgtagctACTCTGCCGAgtttctaagcggctgagtcgggctgtgatgtcatcacactgcaggccaccgattggtcggggggttggagtcagagaCAACCGAGACAACCGAGACAAaccaaaaacattaaaaagccgcttgaagcttctctctctctcatttttaaattgatatggaacacaagccacggAACTGAGGAAGATCTGAGGAGGATCTATGGAGGATCTGTTAGGATCTGTTAGGATCTGTGGAGGATCAGTTAGGATCTGTGGAGGTGGATGGACCAGGGAGAAAAGGCCGGTGTTGTTAGAGTAAAGGAGTGTTTACCAGAGGCGAGGCGGCCGGCTGCTCCTGCAGGCGGTAAACGCAGCGAGCGCAGTCGTCCCTGCAGCCGGTTCCTCCCAGAACCAGAGACACGCAGGTGCTCACGGAGAGCAGCAGGTACCAGCTCCGCGCCGCGGCCGCCAtcgctgcagaaacacaaacacacttaaatCTGACTCAAAACAGAGACAGAAACATTTAAATCTGGTAGAGAAACAGAACAGCTGAACGGAGACGAGAGAAGACTTTAAATGTGCTGGAATCTGGTGGAACCAGCTCTGGTAGAccttaaaccaggactagtagaccttaaaccaggactagtagaactgaaaccaggactagtagacctgaaaccaggactagtagacctgaaaccaggactagtaactgaaaccaggactagtagacctgaaaccaggactagtaactgaaaccaggactagtagacctgaaaccaggactagtaactgaaaccaggactagtagacctgaaaccaggactagtaactgaaaccaggactagtagacctgaaaccaggactagtaactgaaaccaggactagtagaactgaaaccaggactagtagaactgaaaccaggactagtaactgaaaccaggactagtagacctgaaaccaggactagtagacctgaaaccaggactagtagatctgaaaccaggactagtagacctgaaaccaggactagtaactgaaaccaggactagtagacctgaaaccaggactagtagacctgaaaccaggactagtagatctgaaaccaggactagtagacctgaaaccaggactagtagagctgaaaccaggactagtaactgaaaccaggactagtagatctgaaaccaggactagtcgatctgaaaccaggactagtagagctgaaaccaggactagtagaactgaaaccaggactagtagagatgaaaccaggactagtagacctgaaaccaggactagtcgatctgaaaccaggactagtaactgaaaccaggactagtagatctgaaaccaggactagtagaactgaaaccaggactagtagatctgaaaccaggactagtagatctgaaaccaggactagtagatctgaaaccaggactagtagagctgaaaccaggactagtagaactggaaccaggactagtagaactgaaaccaggactagtagaactgaaaccaggactagtagaactgaaaccaggactagtagaactgaaaccaggactagtagagctgaaaccaggactagtagaactgaaaccaggactagtaaatctgaaaccaggactagtagaactggaaccaggactagtagacctgaaaccaggactagtagaactgaaaccaggactagtagacctgaaaccaggactagtagagctgaatccaggactagtagacctgaaaccaggactagtagagttgaacccaggactagtagaactgaaaccaggactagtagaactgaaaccaggactagtaactgaaaccaggactagtagacctgaaaccaggactagtagaactgaaaccaggactagtagagttgaaaccaggactagtagatctgaaaccaggactagtagaactgaaaccaggactagtagaactgaaaccaggactagt
Coding sequences:
- the LOC133451793 gene encoding proenkephalin-A-like is translated as MAAAARSWYLLLSVSTCVSLVLGGTGCRDDCARCVYRLQEQPAASPLACSLECDGELDGQGLRRCQDFLFEEENRTPVDADGRPEQELGAAMLGDDPPTTPEHLLAKKYSGFPKRYGGFMSRRSSSLEGNPGDPGDRDQEENIRQEVLKILGAASEGGGPAGGVVKRYGGFMRRTDGEAAPGQLLEAVLGRGLRKRYGGFMRRVGRPEWLVDGRNGGALKRSWENGSELQKRYGGFMD